The genomic segment ACCGTCGAGTACACCTCGCGGCTCATCGAACGCAAGCTCGCCGACTTCGGCGTCCAGGTCACCGTCACCGCCGCCTACCCGGGGCCGGTCATCACACGCTACGAGATCGAGCCGGCGGTTGGCGTCAAGGGCGCCCAGATCCTCAACCTGGCCAAGGATCTGGCGCGCTCGCTGTCGCTGGTCTCGGTGCGGGTGGTGGAGACCGTGCCCGGCAAGTCGTCGATGGCGCTCGAGCTACCGAACCCGAAGCGACAGACGGTTCGCCTGCTGGAGATCATTTCCAGCAAGGAATACAACGACATGGGCTCGCCACTGACGATGACTCTCGGCAAGGACATCGGTGGCCAGCCGCTGGTCGTCGACCTGGCGAAGATGCCGCACCTGCTGGTAGCCGGAACGACCGGTTCGGGCAAGTCCGTCGGCATCAATGCGATGATCCTGTCGCTGCTCTACAAGTCGGAGCCGGACCAGGTCCGGCTCATCCTGGTCGACCCGAAGATGCTCGAACTGTCGATCTACGAGGGCATTCCGCACCTGCTCGCACCGGTCGTAGTGGACATGAAACAGGCTGCCAACGCGCTCAACTGGTGCGTCGGTGAGATGGAAAAGCGCTACAAGCTGATGTCGGCCATGGGGGTGCGCAACATCGCCGGTCTCAACCATCGCATTCGCGATGCCGCGCGGCATGGCGAGAGGATCACCAATCCGGTGTCGCTGACCCCGGACGCGCCCGAGCCGTTGAGCGCCCTGCCCTACATCGTCGTCGTCATCGACGAACTCGCGGACCTGATGATGGTCGCCGGCAAGACCGTCGAACAGCTCATCGCCCGCCTCGCCCAGAAGGCCCGTGCCGCCGGGGTTCACCTGATTCTCGCGACGCAGCGTCCATCCGTGGACGTCATCACCGGCCTGATCAAGGCCAACATCCCGACCCGCATCTCGTTCCAGGTCTCGTCCAAAATCGACTCGCGAACGATCCTCGACCAGATGGGCGCCGAGACCCTGCTCGGCCAGGGCGACATGCTCTATCTTTCTCCGGGCACCGGTTACCCGACGCGTGTGCATGGCGCGTTCGTTGCCGACGAGGAGGTCCACCGGGTCGTCAACCACCTGAAGAAGACCGGGGCGCCGAATTACATCGACGCAGTGCTCACCGGTGGCGGCGACGACGAGGACGGCGATGCCGGTGCCGGTGACGCCGGTGGCAGCGAGACCGATGGCGAGGCTGACCCCGTCTATGATCAGGCCGTCGAGGTGGTGTTGAAAAACCGGCGCGCCTCGATCTCGCTCGTGCAGCGGCACCTGCGGATCGGCTACAACCGTTCCGCCCGCCTGATCGAGGCGATGGAAAAGGCCGGCCTGGTTTCCGCCATGGATGCGCGCGGTGGCCGCGAAGTCCTCGCGCGCAAGGACGACGAATGAACTGGCGCCAGCCGCTCTGCCTGGCGCTCTGCGCCCTGGCCGCAACCGGCACGGCGCATGCCGCAGCGATCGACAAGTTGCAACAGTTCCTCGACACGACGCGAACGCTGCGCGCCGATTTCGCGCAGACCGTCGTCGCCCGCAACGGTCGGCTGCCGCAGAAATCGAGCGGTGTCATGATGTTCTGGCGGCCGGACAAGTTCCGCTGGCAGATCGACAAGCCCTACAACCAGTTGGTCGTCGGCGATGGCACGAAGATCTCGATCCATGACCCGGACCTGCGTCAGGTCACCGTCCGCAAGGCCGGCGCCGCGCTCGGCGGAACACCCGCCTCGCTGCTCGCGGGCGAGCGCACGATCGACCGCGACTTCAGTCTCCGCGAAGCGGGGGAACGCGACGGGCTCGAGTGGCTGGAGGCCACCCCCAAGGTCGCCGACAGCGGCTTCGAGAAGGTCCGCGTCGGCTTCGCCGGCAACGAACTGCGCGCCATGGAGCTGCTCGACAACCTCGGCCAGACGACGACGTTGCTCTTCTCACGCGTCGAGATCAACCCCCGCCTGGCGCCGTCGCTGTTCCGCTTCACGCCACCGCCGAATACGGACGTGATTGGCGACTGAGCGGTTGCGGGGTTGACTTGAGGTTGCGGCACCGTATAATGCGCACTTTCCTGAAATCACGTGCTGCTTGGGCGTTGATGAAGGCGCGTAGCTCAGCTGGTTAGAGCACCACCTTGACATGGTGGGGGTCGTTGGTTCGAGTCCAATCGCGCCTACCAGGCGTTTCCGGTTTCACGCTTCTGGCAGCAACAGACCGCGAGCAACCGCAGCTCGTCGCGATGAGATGGGGTCAAGACCGCCTTCCGGCGGTTTTTTTGTCTGTGCCCGGGGCCGACAATGCGCTACCATCAGCAGTCGGCGTCAGCCTTGGGGTGCTTTCGCCCGACGGCGCCCCAGGCTCGGGTGCGCGAGGCGCGTCGCCGGGCGGCGGCATGCCGCATCGATCGCCGACGTAGCCTCTCCTGGCCCGTCATCGGCGGTCCATCAGCAAGAAAAGGAGTCACAGCATGGACGAGTCGACAGCGCAAGCGAGCGAACTGACCGAGGCAATGCTGCTGGCAGCGCCGGACGACCAGTACATGTCGGCGGAGCAGATCGCCTTCTTCCGCCGCCGGCTGCTTGCCGAAGAGCAGTCGCTGCTGTCGGCGGTCAAGGAGACGGCCGGTCACCTGCAGGAAGCCGAGATCAGTTCGGACTGGAACGACCGCGCCAGCGCCGAGGAAGAGCACACGCTCGAACTCCGGGTCAGGGACCGCGAGCGGAAACTGTTGCGCAAGATACGCGACGCACTCAAGCGTATCGAAGAGGGCAACTACGGTTGGTGCGAGGAGACCGGCGAACCGATCGGCATCGCCCGCCTGCTGGCCCGGCCAACAGCGGCGTTGTGCCTCGAGGCGCAGGAACGTCGCGAGCAGTACAAGCGCCGCTTCGGCTGAGCGCCCTGCCCCCAGAGCAAGGGACCAGCGGGCCATGAAAGCGCGCAGCCCGAAGACTTCCGCGACGCCCGAGCCCCGCTCGGCATCCGTGCCGGAGCCGGTGACCGCGACGGTTCTCTTTGCCGACATCTGCGGCAGCAGCCGGCTGTTCGAGGAATACGGCGACTGGCAGGCACGCCAGATCGAGACTCAGGTGCTCGACACCCTGATGGCGAAAACCGGCGAGTTCGACGGGACGGTCATCAAGACCATCGGCGACGAGATCATGTGCCGCTTCCCGGACGCGGAACGTGCCGTCACCGCTGCCTGCGAGATGCACCGCGCACTGCGCGACGATCTCTCGCTGCTCGACTTCAATATCGCCGTCAAGATCGGGCTGCAGCACGGACCGCTGCTCGTCGAGCCGGACGACCTCTTCGGCGACGCGGTGAACGTCGCCGCACGCATGGTCTCGCTGGCCAGGGCTGACCAGATCATCACCACCCTCGACACCATCCGTTGTCTGCCCGATGAATTGCAGCAGATGACGCGCAGCCTCGGTCTGTCCCGCGTCCGCGGCCGCCAGCGCGAGGAGGAGATCGTCGAGATCATGTGGCAGGAACCCGACACCGTCACGCAGCTCATCGGCCCGGGGCAGCAGAAGGAGCGACACCAGCTGCTGAGCACCCGGCTCATTCTCACGCACCGCGGTACCCGCTTTGAGCTGCGCGATGACTCCCCTCCCTTCACCATCGGCCGCGGGGACCGGAACATCCTCGTCGTGGACGAGGACCAGGTCTCGCGCAACCACGCCGACGTCTATTTTCGTCAGGGCAAGTTCATCCTCGTCGACGGCAGCACGAACGGCACCTACCTGCGCCTCGACAACGGCGCCCGCTTCTTCGTTCAGCGCGAGGAGTTCGTTCTGCATGAACAGGGGGAGATCTCCCTCGGCGAAGCCGTACGCGATGGCGACCCCGGCCTGATCCGCTTCCAGTGCCTTCTCAACTGATGCCGCTTGCAGGGGCTCCGTGGCTCTTGCTTGCGGGCGCGGATTCGCTATAATGCGCAGCTCGGATGGCGGCTGGCAGTCAGCTCCGCCGGCCCGGACCGCAATGGCCCGCGCAACCGAATGCAGCATGGAGTGGTAGTTCAGTTGGTTAGAATACCGGCCTGTCACGCCGGGGGTCGCGGGTTCGAGCCCCGTCCACTCCGCCAAGATCCCGCACTCTCGAGCGCCGTACCCGTGAGCCCAGTCAAACCGGTCTTTCTCCATTGCGCGCTCGCGACCTCCGGAAGGCCGCCGCTCGGACGGCGACCGCCCTGCATTGCGGCCCCTCGCCCTAGTGCCGAGCGCGAACTTTTTACCTCGACGCTTGTCCACGCGGCCTTGCGCTTTGTTCTATAATCATGCGCTTGCAGCCTCACCATTCGACCAGGTGATCCCACTGAGCGGGGATGAACTGGCGCCGACCCGAAAAGAGAACAGGAAGTACGGATGACGCCACGAATCGCATTTGCTCTTGCTCTTGCCATCTCATCCGGCACCGCTGCGGCCGGCGATGCAACCGACCCGGGCCCGGCAACGGGTGGCCAGGTGACAGCAGCCGATACCTTGCCGGTAGTCGAACTGATCGCGCCGGGCCAACCCCCCGAGACCATTGATCTTACCGCCGAACCGGACGAACTCTTCCAGCGCATCCGCCGCGGTTTTGCGATGCCGAACATCAACAACTCGCTGGTCCTGCACCACCAGCAGTGGTTCAGCAACCGCCCCGAATCGCTGCGCCGCATGGTCGAGCGCAGCAGCCGGTACCTGCATCACATCGTCGAAGAGATCGAGAAGCGCGGCATGCCGATGGAACTCGCCCTGCTGCCGATGGTCGAGAGCGCCTACAACCCGACCGCCTATTCGCGCAGTCATGCCTCCGGCCTCTGGCAGTTCGTCCCGGCGACCGGCAGGCAGTACAAGCTCGAGCAGAACTGGTGGCTTGACGAGCGCCGTGACATCGTCGCCTCGACGGCCGCCGCACTCGAGTACCTGCAGTACATCTATGATCTCCACGGCGACTGGCATCTGGCACTCGCCTCGTACAACTGGGGCGAAGGTGCCGTCGGCAAGGCGATCAACAGGAACCGCGCCAACGGTCTGCCGACCGATTACCTCAGCCTGACGATGCCCGAGGAAACCCGTCACTACGTCCCGAAGCTGCAGGCCCTGAAGAACATCTTCAGCAACCCGAACGTGCTCGCCAGCCTCAATATCCGCGGTGTTCCCAACCGCCCCTACTTCGCCACCGTCACCAAGTCGGCCGACATCGACGTCGAACTGGCAGCCCGCCTGGCCGAGATGCCGGTACGCGAGTTCGTCGCCCTCAACCCGGCGCACAACCGTCCGGTGATCAAGTCCGACAAGCCGCTGGTCATCCCCGCGCACAAGCTCGACACTTTCGTCAGCAACCTCGAGGCGCACGAGGAGAGCGAGAAGCCCTTGTCGTCATGGCAGGCCTATACCCTGCGCGCCGGCGAGAAGCTCGAACAGGTCGCCCCGCGCTTTGGTCTCACGGTCGCCAACCTGAAGGCGGTGAACGGCATCAACGGCAGCATCAGGGTGACAGCCGGACAGACGCTGCTCGTTCCGCTGGCCGAAGGCAACAACGCCGGCGAGCAACTGGCGAGCCTGGCGACCGAGGCGGCGGAGCCGGTGGCGAGCGAACAGCCGCGGGCGCCGGCTGCCCCCGTCGTCGCGCCTGCACCGCGCCTGACACAGCCGGAGGCCGCACCAGCGACCGCGATGAGCCGGACGCATGTCGTCCGCAAGGGTGAGACGCTGCACGCGCTGGCGCAGCGCTATGGCATGACGATGGCCGATCTGAAGCAGATCAACAAGCTGCGTGCCGACCAGGTCAATGTCGGCAGCAAGTTGCTGGTCGCGGCGGCCGAGCCGGCAGCCAAGCCGGCGGCACAGCGCAGCGCGGCAAGCGAGGCGGACTCCAGACCCACGGCAGCTGCCGCCGCAGTGGCGCGCACTGCCAGC from the Accumulibacter sp. genome contains:
- a CDS encoding DNA translocase FtsK 4TM domain-containing protein: MALLSKLGSRIPYPSRTASPLPEKIAVLLRESRWLVLIVVASFIALSLWGYDPADPGWSHAVYSSTLHNPAGRSGAWLADMLLYLFGLSAWWLILLLLITVGWGYRRLEGQHAGDRRPLLISLAGFVVLIVASSGLETLRFYTIKASLPVGPGGIIGIELGAFVVRYLGYTGATLALVAMLLLGWSIFSGMSWITAAERVGTLFERLLLAIRNLYGRWQDRRIGREVAREREAVVELEKQRGEVHEGAAAEKPPVTPARTASRTTRSATREPVVEPVLGKLDTDAIDDIQPTEPFLSDAASAPQPSVDAQAPVTPREAAMPATRVLPVKVEKRIDREKQPPLFPEAVEGGMLPPLHLLEPAPLQSGRVSPETVEYTSRLIERKLADFGVQVTVTAAYPGPVITRYEIEPAVGVKGAQILNLAKDLARSLSLVSVRVVETVPGKSSMALELPNPKRQTVRLLEIISSKEYNDMGSPLTMTLGKDIGGQPLVVDLAKMPHLLVAGTTGSGKSVGINAMILSLLYKSEPDQVRLILVDPKMLELSIYEGIPHLLAPVVVDMKQAANALNWCVGEMEKRYKLMSAMGVRNIAGLNHRIRDAARHGERITNPVSLTPDAPEPLSALPYIVVVIDELADLMMVAGKTVEQLIARLAQKARAAGVHLILATQRPSVDVITGLIKANIPTRISFQVSSKIDSRTILDQMGAETLLGQGDMLYLSPGTGYPTRVHGAFVADEEVHRVVNHLKKTGAPNYIDAVLTGGGDDEDGDAGAGDAGGSETDGEADPVYDQAVEVVLKNRRASISLVQRHLRIGYNRSARLIEAMEKAGLVSAMDARGGREVLARKDDE
- the lolA gene encoding outer membrane lipoprotein chaperone LolA, with the protein product MNWRQPLCLALCALAATGTAHAAAIDKLQQFLDTTRTLRADFAQTVVARNGRLPQKSSGVMMFWRPDKFRWQIDKPYNQLVVGDGTKISIHDPDLRQVTVRKAGAALGGTPASLLAGERTIDRDFSLREAGERDGLEWLEATPKVADSGFEKVRVGFAGNELRAMELLDNLGQTTTLLFSRVEINPRLAPSLFRFTPPPNTDVIGD
- the dksA gene encoding RNA polymerase-binding protein DksA translates to MDESTAQASELTEAMLLAAPDDQYMSAEQIAFFRRRLLAEEQSLLSAVKETAGHLQEAEISSDWNDRASAEEEHTLELRVRDRERKLLRKIRDALKRIEEGNYGWCEETGEPIGIARLLARPTAALCLEAQERREQYKRRFG
- a CDS encoding adenylate/guanylate cyclase domain-containing protein, whose product is MKARSPKTSATPEPRSASVPEPVTATVLFADICGSSRLFEEYGDWQARQIETQVLDTLMAKTGEFDGTVIKTIGDEIMCRFPDAERAVTAACEMHRALRDDLSLLDFNIAVKIGLQHGPLLVEPDDLFGDAVNVAARMVSLARADQIITTLDTIRCLPDELQQMTRSLGLSRVRGRQREEEIVEIMWQEPDTVTQLIGPGQQKERHQLLSTRLILTHRGTRFELRDDSPPFTIGRGDRNILVVDEDQVSRNHADVYFRQGKFILVDGSTNGTYLRLDNGARFFVQREEFVLHEQGEISLGEAVRDGDPGLIRFQCLLN
- a CDS encoding LysM peptidoglycan-binding domain-containing protein, with amino-acid sequence MTPRIAFALALAISSGTAAAGDATDPGPATGGQVTAADTLPVVELIAPGQPPETIDLTAEPDELFQRIRRGFAMPNINNSLVLHHQQWFSNRPESLRRMVERSSRYLHHIVEEIEKRGMPMELALLPMVESAYNPTAYSRSHASGLWQFVPATGRQYKLEQNWWLDERRDIVASTAAALEYLQYIYDLHGDWHLALASYNWGEGAVGKAINRNRANGLPTDYLSLTMPEETRHYVPKLQALKNIFSNPNVLASLNIRGVPNRPYFATVTKSADIDVELAARLAEMPVREFVALNPAHNRPVIKSDKPLVIPAHKLDTFVSNLEAHEESEKPLSSWQAYTLRAGEKLEQVAPRFGLTVANLKAVNGINGSIRVTAGQTLLVPLAEGNNAGEQLASLATEAAEPVASEQPRAPAAPVVAPAPRLTQPEAAPATAMSRTHVVRKGETLHALAQRYGMTMADLKQINKLRADQVNVGSKLLVAAAEPAAKPAAQRSAASEADSRPTAAAAAVARTASSSHLVRKGETLSEVANRYDMSVAELKQLNKLRANQVNAGTRLLVAAAEPASRSPAGKARNEQDESRREATVNKVASAAAVTRGSERAAKEEKTSGRQVEKAGDSSRKPLKLAQYTIRRGDTLGSIARQFRVEKDDLLRWNRIQTNDIKPGQRLTIQLVQNTY